One Nocardioides dongkuii genomic window, ACCTCGATCACCGTGCGGACCGCGGTGAGCCGGTCGCGGATCCGGGCGACCTCCGGCGCCAGCTCGGTGCCGACGAACAGCACGGTCGCGCCGCTGTCGTTGACGGCGTAGTCGATCTCGTCGCCGGCGAGCCGCCAGTTGACGATCGCGTTGGCGGCGCCGAGCGACCCGGCGGCGAGGCTGATCTCGACGCAGGCCGGGTGGTTCTTGTCGAGGAACGCGACCACGTCGCCGCGGCCGACGCCGAGCTCCTGGAGCCCACCGGCCGCGCGGCGTACCCGGTCGTCCCACTGCGCCCAGGTCCAGGTGCGGCCGAGGTAGGTCATGCACTCCGCGTCGGGGTTCGTCGCCGCCCAGTGGGCGAGGCGGTCGTCGACGAACCTGGCACGGGGCGCGGGCCCATTCGGGGTCGAAGTGGCGGCGGCGAGGGCCTCGGGGGCGACGGTGGCATCCATGGCGCCGATCGTGACGCAGTTCACACGGGGGCACAAGGCGGCTTCTTCGCGGGCACCCAGCGCCGTCTCAGCCTGGTCACAGGCTGGAGGCCGATGATTGTCATCAACAACGAGACGGCAGCGAGACGCCGAACAGGAGGCACGCAGCATGACCAACGAGTGGCACGACGACACCCAGCCCGTGCGCCCCACCGCGGGCGAGCAGCCCACCGCGGCCCCCGCCGCGGCGGCCCCCACCGCGCCTCCGACGGCGCCCCCCACGACGCCTCAGCCGGTGCCCGCTCCCCCGACCACCCCGCCGCCCGCCCCGCTCACGCAGCCCCGCGCTCCGCGCGGCCGGCGGTTCGCGGCGGGCGTGGTCGCCGCCTCCCTGGTGGCCGGCGGCGCCGCGGGCCTGGGCGGCGCCGCTGCCTGGGACGCCTGGGACGACGACCCGACCGGCAACCGCGCCGGTACGCCGTCCCGCTCCACCGCGCAGTTCGCCGACTCCGACTCCGACTCCGAGCCCGCCACCGACGGCACGGTGGAGTCGGTCGCGGCGTCGGTGCTCCCGTCGGTGGTGAAGATCGACGTCACCGGCGCGCAGGGCTCGGGGTCCGGATCGGGCGTCGTGCTCAGCGAGGACGGCCAGGTGCTGACCAACGACCACGTGGTCGAGCTCGCGGGCGACGGGGGCGAGATCACGGTGTCGTTCAACGACGGGACCGAGGCCGAGGCCGAGATCGTCGGCACCGACCCGCTCACCGACGTCGCGGTGATCCAGGCCGAGGACGTCGAGGGGCTCACCCCCATCACGCTCGGCTCGTCCGACGACCTCGAGGTCGGTGAGGGCGTCGTCGCGATCGGCTCGCCGTTCGGTCTCGACGCGACCGTCACCAGCGGCATCGTCAGCGCGCTGAACCGCCCGGTCGGGGTCGGCCAGAGCGCGGACGGCACCACGGCGTACCCCGCCATCCAGACCGACGCGGCGATCAACCCCGGCAACAGCGGCGGCCCGCTGGTCGACATGGAGGGCCGCCTGGTCGGCATCAACTCCTCGATCCGGAGCACCGCCTCGTCCTCGCCGTTCGGCACGAGCGAGGCCGGCTCCATCGGCCTCGGCTTCGCGATCCCCATCGACGACGCCATGCCGATCGTCGAGGAGATCGTCGCGGGCGAGACGCCCAGCCACGCCCTGCTCGGCATCAGCGTCTCGGACGTCGGGGCGGAGCCCGGCACGGTGCCGGGCATGCCGGGCGCCGAGGAGGGCGCCACCCCGAGCGAGGGCGCGCTGGTCCGCGAGGTCGGCGGCGACTCCGCCGCGGCGGACGCCGGGCTGAAGCAGGGCGACGTGATCACGAAGATCGACGAGCAGCACGTCGCGGGGTCCGACGACCTGATCGCCACGATCCGCTCCTACCGGCCCGGCGACACGGTCACCGTGACCTACGAGCGCGACGGCGTGGAGAGCACCACCGAGCTCGAGCTGGACTCGGACGCCTCCGAGTCCTGATCCCCCCGCACGGCGCGGCTCAGGCGAGTGTCTTCTGGAACTCGCCGAGCCGCGCCGTCGGCGTGTAGCCGAGCCGGTCGTTCACGCCGACCATGTGCTCGTTGACCTCGGCGTTGTAGGTGACCAGCGTCCGCACCGACGGGCGCAGCTGCTGCAGCTGCCGCAGGTTGGCGACCTTCACCGCGAGCCCCAACCGGTGGCCGCGGTGGTCGCGTCGGACCAGGGTGCCCCACTGGTAGCCCCGGTCCGACCCGTGGTCGGTGCAGGCCAGGTCGGTGTACGCCGCGACCGTGCCGTCCGCGGCCAGGGCCACGGTGTGCAGCTTGGTGCGGCCCTTCTTCGCGGTCTCCGCCTCGTCCTCGCGGACCGCGGCGGTGCTCGCCGACTCCGGCTCGAGCGTGAGGTCGCCGGTCGGCGCCTCGGTCATCAGCGTCGAAGCCAGGTCGGCCCAGCCCTGCAGGAGCTCCTCGGGCACCGGGCCGACCCACGACCGCAGCGTGTACGCCGCGTGGTGCGGCGCCGCCTCGGCGGCGAGCGCGTCGAGCAGGGCGTCGTCGACGGGAAGACGCAGCTCGCGCTGGACGTCGCCGAGCCCGAGCACGTACCCGCAGGCCCGGGCGAACTCCGGCCCGCTCTCGCCGATCCCCTCCGCCCCCGCCCCGTAGGCGTAGCGGGTCTCGCCGCCGAGGATGGTGCGGCCGCGCCCGCGGGCGACCTCCTCGAGCCGGGCGAGCATCGCCCGCCCGTACCCGCGGCGCCGGTGGTCGGGGTGCACGTGGACGGCGAGCTCGGCGCGGTCGCGGTTGTCGAGCAGCGGCAGCCGCACCCGTCCGGTCGCCACCAGCTCGCCGCCGAGCAGGCCGGCGTACGCCGTCGACCAGGAGCGGGTGCCGCCGTCGCGGATCATCACCCGCAGCTCCTCGGCCTGCCAGGGCGTCGCGCTGGCCCCGCGCCCGTGCCGCTCGGCGGCCTCGTAGACCCGGTGCCACGCGGCGTACGCCACGTCGTCGTCGACGTCGAGCGGCACGACCTGGTAGCCGCTCACCGCGCCCGCTCCACCCGGCCCTCGTCCCAGACCGGCCCGTCGGACTCGTAGACCTCGCCGTCGGCGCCGTAGACCAGGAACCGGTCGAAGCCGCGCGCGAACCAGCGGTCGTGGGTGACCGCGAGCACCGTGCCCTCGAACGCCGCGAGGCCCTCCTCGAGCGCCTCGGCCGACTGCACGTCGAGGTTGTCGGTGGGCTCGTCGAGCAGCAGCAGGGTGGCCCCCGACAGCTCGAGCAGCAGGATCTGGAAGCGGGCCTGCTGGCCGCCGCTGAGTGACTCGAAGGTCTGCTCGCCGGCGTGCGCGAGCTCGTAGCGGTCCAGCACCCGGGCCGCCTGCTCGCGGCCCATCCCGCGCCGGCCGTCGGGGTGCCCGTCGCCGCGGTGCAGCACCTCCAGCAGCGTCCGCCCGACCAGCTCGGGGTGCTCGTGGGTCTGCACGAACCAGCCCGGCCGGACCCGGGCGCCGAGGCGCGCCTGGCCGCGGTGCCGCACCGGCTCGATCCGCACCTCGCCCACTGGCCGGTGCTCGACGTCGGGGTCGCTGCCGCCGGCCGCGAGCAGCCGGAGGAAGTGCGACTTGCCCGAGCCGTTGGACCCGAGGACGGCGACCCGCTCGCCGTACCAGACCTCGAGGTCGAAGGGGCGCATCAGCCCCTCGAGCTCGAGCTGCTCGCAGACCACCGCGCGCTTGCCCGTGCGACCCCCGGTGAGCCGCATCGTGACCTGCTGCTCGCGCGGCTGCTCGGTCGGCGGCCCGGCCTCCTCGAACTTCCGCAGCCGGGTCTGCGCGGCGCGGTACTGGCTCGACATCCCGTCGTTGTACTCCGACTTGACCTTCAGGCGGAGCACCAGCGCCTTGAGCTTCGCGTGCTCCTCGTCCCAGCGACGGCGCTGCTCCTCGAGGCGCGCGAACCGGTCGGTGCGGGCCTGGTGGTAGGAGGTGAAGCCGCCCGGGTGGGTCCAGACCGTGTTGCCCGCGGCGCCCAGCTCGACGGTCACGACCCGGGTGGCGGTGTTGTTCAACAGCTCGCGGTCGTGGCTGATCATCAGCACGGTCTTGTCGGACTCGCGGATCCGGCCCTCGAGCCAGATCTTGCCCGGGACGTCGAGGTAGTTGTCGGGCTCGTCGAGCAGCAGCACCTGGTCGGGACCGCGGAGCAGGTACTCCAGCACCAGCCGCTTCTGCTCGCCGCCGGAGAGCGTGGTGAGCTCGCGGTACTTCACCCGGTCGTACGGCACCCCCAGCGCGGCGATCGTGCACACGTCCCAGACGACCTCGACGTCGTACCCGCCGGCGTCGGCGTACTCGCCCAGGGCGGTGGCGTAGGCCATCTGGGTCTTCTCGTCGTCGTGCTCCATCAGCGCCAGCTCGAGGCGGTCCACCGCGGCCGCGGCCTCGCGGACGCGCGGCGGGGAGACGCTCAGCAGCAGGTCGGCGACGCTCGTGCTGCCCACGGCGACCTGCTGGCGCATCACGCCGAGCCCGCCGCTGCGCGTCACCGCGCCGGCGTGCGGCGCGAGCTCGCCGGTGATGATCCGGAGCAGCGTCGTCTTGCCGGCGCCGTTCGCCCCGACCAGCGCGACCTTCGCCCCCTCGCCCACCCGGAACGACACGTCCTCGAGCAGCACCCGCCCGTCCGGCAGCTCGTAGCGCACCCCGGCGACATCCACATGACCCACGTCGGAGGATTGTCCGCCTCGGTGGCGTGTTCGGCGAACTGATAACGGGGACGGCGGCCGGTTTCCCCGGTGAACCGGGGAAACCTGATGTTCTCGGCCGTCGCGATGGCCGAGAACATCAGGTTCTCCCTGAGAAGTACGGCGGCCGGGGCAAGGTCGGCGGGCTGCCGCGCCGCCACGGCGTCCGCCGTCACCCCGGCCATGCTCGGGTAGGGACCAGCGTTGGGCGGGGCGCCCATGTCCTGGTCACCGGGCCCGCGCCATGATGGGCGCTCACACCCCAGGGAGGGCACCGATGCAGCTGGAGCTGTCAGCCGAGGACCAGGCGTTCCGCGAGGAGATGCGCGAGTTCTTCACGATGAAGTTCCCCCAGGAGATCCGCGACGCGGTCACCGCGGGGCGCGAGCTCACCAAGGAGCAGATCGTCGAGAGCCAGCAGACGCTGAACGCCGCCGGGCTCGCCGTACCGCACTGGCCCGAGGAGTGGGGCGGCCGCGGCTGGTCGGACCTGCGCCGTCACCTGTGGAACGAGGAGATGCAGGCGGCCGCCGTGCCGCTGCCGCTGGCGTTCAACGCCAACATGATCGGCCCGGTGCTGGCGCACTTCGGCTCCCAGGAGCTCAAGGAGCGGTTCCTGCCGCCGACGGCCAACCTCGACATCTGGTGGAGCCAGGGCTTCTCCGAGCCCGACGCCGGCTCCGACCTCGCGAGCCTGCGCACGACCGCGGTGCGCGACGGCGACCACTTCGTGGTCAACGGGCAGAAGACCTGGACCACGCTGGGCCAGTACGGCGACTGGATCTTCACGCTGGTGCGCACCGACCCCGAGGTCAAGAAGCAGGCCGGCATCTCGATGCTGCTCATCGACATGACCTCCCCGGGCGTGGAGGTGCGCCCGATCGAGCTGATCGACGGCGGCCACGAGGTCAACGAGGTCTGGTTCACCGACGTGCGGGTGCCTGCGGACCTGCTGGTCGGCGAGCTCAACGGCGGCTGGACGATCGCGAAGTTCCTGCTCGGCAACGAGCGCGTCGGCGTCGCCCCGGTCGGGACGACCAAGCGCGTCCTCGCCCAGGCCAAGGAGCTCGCCGGCGCCCAGCTGGAGGACCCGTTCACGCGCGCCCGGTTCGCCGAGCTCGAGAACGAGCTGCTCTCGCTGGAGCTGACCGCGCTGCGCGTGGTCGCCCACTCCGAGGGCGGCGAGCCGCACCCCGCGAGCTCGGTGCTCAAGCTCAAGGGCACCGAGATCCAGCAGGCGGTCACCGAGCTGGTGCTCGACCTCGCCGGACCGGCGGGGCTGGCGACCGGCGAGGGCGCCGGCGTGCCCGAGTGGGCCCACCTCGCGGCGCCGACGTACCTCAACATGCGCAAGGCGTCGATCTACGGCGGGTCCAACGAGATCCAGCGCCAGATCATCGCCCGCACGATCCTGGGACTCTGAGGGGACTGACATGGACTTCACCTACGACGACGAGCAGGACGCCCTCCGCGACGCGGTGCGCGGCCTGGTCGGCAAGGCGTACGCCGACTTCGAGCAGCGCCGCCGCACCGCCGCCGAGGAGCCCGGCTTCAGCGAGAAGATGTGGACGCAGCTGGCCGAGATGGGCCTGCTCGGGCTGCCGTTCGCCGAGGAGGACGGCGGCGTCGGGGCCGGTCCGGTCGAGATCGGCATCGTCGCCCGCGAGCTGGGCCGGGTGCTCGCGCCCGAGCCGTACCTCACCTCCGTCGTGCTCGCCGGCGGCCTGGTCTCCGCGGCCGGCACCCGCGGGCAGCGCGCCGAGGTGCTCGGCGCGCTCTCCGCAGGCGAGAGCGTCCTGGCCTTCGCCCACGACGAGGAGGGCAGCCGGTGGGCGCCGTCCGCGAGCGCCGTGCGGGCCACCCGGGACGGCGACGCGTGGACCCTCACCGGCGTCAAGGAGCCGGTCCCCCACGGCGCCCGCGCCGACCTGCTGGTCGTCAGCGCCGCGCTGCCCGACGGCGGCACCGGCGTGTTCCTCGTCGACCCCGACGGGGTGCAGCGCGACGGCTACACGACGTACGACGGGGGCCGCGCCGCGCGGGTCACCTTCGACGGCACCGCCGCCACCCCGCTCGGCACGCCCGGCCAGGACCTCGAGCCGACGATCGCCACCATCCTCGACATCGGCCGGATCATGGCCGGCCAGGAGGCGCTCGGCGCGATGGAGGTCGCGCTCGCCGCGACCACGTCGTACCTCACCAGCCGCAAGCAGTTCGGCGTCACGCTGAACACCTTCCAGGCGCTGAACTTCCGCGCCGCCGACATGTACGTCTCCCTCGAGCTGGCCTCCAGCCTCGTGCAGTGGGCGACGATGGTGCTCGCGACCGGCGACGCCACGCGGGCCGCCGACGCGGCCGCGCGGGCGGCGTACCAGGTCAGCCGGGCGTCGCGGCACGTCGGCCAGGAGGCGATCCAGCTGCACGGCGGCATCGCGATGACCGCGGAGTACTCCGTCGGCATGTACGCCGCGCGGCTCTCCGCGCTCGACCACCTGCTCGGCGACGGCCAGCACCACCTGGCCCGGCTGGCGGCCGGCATCGAGGGGTACGGCGCGATCGACCCGCTGGCGCCGACCGCCGGGCGGGGATGATCGACACTCCTTAGACTGCTGCCCATGGTGCAGCAGGCCGAGGAGCCGATCGACGAGGACGTGCGCCTGGCTGCGCCACGGCGTACCCGGCGCGGGGCGCGCGTCGCCGCGATGGCGGCGTACGCGGTCCTGCTCGGCGTGTGGATCGAGCTGCTCGGCATCCCCAACGACACCGTGCAGGTCTTCCTGTGGCTCTGGGTCGGCACGATCGCGTGGAACGTCGAGGCGCCGCCGCGCTCGCACCTGGCGTTCCTGCGCGACTGGTGGCTGCCGGTGGTCGGCCTGGTCATCTACTTCTACAGCCGCGGGCTGACCGACGAGCTCGGGCTGCCGGTGCACGTGCAGATGCCGATCACCGTCGACGAGTGGCTCGGCGGCGGGGTCACCCCGACCGAGCGGCTGCAGGACGCCTGGTGCGGCGACCCGTGCACCAAGGACAGCGAGCCGCGGTTCTACGACCTGTTCCTCACGACCGTCTACGCCACCCATTTCCTCGCCGGCCTGACCATCGCGGCCGTGCTGTGGGTGCGCAACCGCGGTGAGTGGATGAAGTGGATGCGGCGCTACGTCGGCATCAACTTCGGCGCGCTGGTCGTCTACATCCTCTACCCGATGGCCCCGCCGTGGATGGCCTCCGAGCAGGGGCAGATGGGCGAGGTCACCCGGATCACCAGCCGCGGGTGGTCCGACATCGGCCTGGACCGGATCGACCTGGTGCTCCAGGGCGTCGGCAACCCGGTGGCGGCGATGCCGTCGCTGCACGCCGGCATCTCCTTCCTGATCGCGATGTACGCCGTCCAGCGGCTGCGCACGCCGTGGCGCTGGCTGCTGCTGCTCTACCCGCTGGCGATGTCGACGGCGCTGGTCTACTTCGCCGAGCACTACGTCATCGACATCGTCGCCGGCGCCGCGCTCGCGCTGCTGGTGCTGGTGCTCGCCTCCGCCTGGGAGCGCCGCCGGGCCGACCGCCTCGACGCCGCTGCCCCCACCCCCACCCCCGCGCAGGAGCCCGCCGAGTCGGCGTGAGTTGCGCCGCCGGGTGACAACTCACGCCGACTCGGCGCTCAACTCACGCCGAGTCGGCGCTTGTGTTCAGGCCGCGCCGACCATCCGCAGGGCCAGCCCGCGGTAGTGCTCGGCGACCAGGTCGGGGCTCCAGCCGCGGTCCTCGCGGTACCAGCGCGCCACGTCGATGCCGAGCGAGAGCAGCGCGGTGGCGGTGATCGCCGGGTCGGTGGTCGTGAAGTGCCCCGAGGCCGCGCCGCGCTCGAGCAGGTCGCGCATCACCCGGTCGATGCGGCGGCGCAGCTCCTCGACCTCCGCGCGGTGCTCCTCGGTGAGCGCGGCCATCTCGTAGGTCACCACGCGGGCGCTGACGTGGTGGACGGCGTGGTGGCGGACGAACTCCTCGACCAGCCGCGCGAGGTGGTCGACCGGGGTGCCGGGGCCCGCGACGGCGTCCTCGCACAGGGCCAGCACCCGCTGGTGGCCGACGAGGCAGATCAGGTGCAGCAGCTCCTCCTTGGAGCGGTGGTGCACGTAGAGCGCGGCCGGGCTCATGCCCGCGGCCGCCGCGATGTCGCGGGTGGTGGTGCCGTGGAAGCCGCGCGCCGAGAACGCCTCCACCGCCGCGGCGAGGAGCCGGTCGCGGGCGTTGACCTCGGGGGGCATGGCAGCGATAGTAAGCAAGCGCTTAGTCAGAGGGCAACGATGTGAGGGGCGGGGACGGCATGCGGGGTCTGCAGGGCAAGGTGGCGCTGGTGACCGGCGCGAGCCGGGGCATCGGCCTCGGGATCGCCGAGCGGCTGGTGGCCGAGGGCGCGCGGGTCTGCCTGACCGCCCGCAAGCCCGAGGCGCTCGAGGAGGCCGTCGCCTCGCTCGGCGGGCCCGAGCACGCGATCGCCGTCGCCGGCAAGGCCGACGACCCCGCCCACCGCGACGACGCGGTCGCCCGCACGATCGAGACGTTCGGCAGCCTCGACCTGCTGGTCAACAACGCCGGCATCAACCCCGTGTACGGGCCGCTCGTCGACCTCGACCTCGCCGCCGCACGCAAGATCGTCGAGGTCAACGCGCTCGGCGCGCTCGCCTGGGTGCAGACGGCGTACCACGCCTGGATGCGCGAGCACGGCGGCGCGGTCGTCAACGTCTCCTCGGTCTCCGGCGTCAAGCCCGCCCCCGGCATCTCCATGTACGGCGCCAGCAAGGCGATGCTGATCAGCCTCACCGAGTCGCTCGCCGTCGAGCTCGGCCCGGGCGTCCGGGTGAACGCCGTCGCGCCGGCCGTGGTGAAGACCCGGTTCGCCAGCGCGCTCTACGAGGGCCGCGAGGAGGAGGTCGCGTCGGCGTACCCGCTGAAGCGGCTCGGCGTCCCCGAGGACGTCGGCAGCGTCGTGGCGTTCCTGCTCTCCGAGGACGCCGCCTGGCTGACCGGCCAGACCGTGGTCCTCGACGGGGGCGTCACCCTGACCGGCGGCGTCTGATGACCGGCCCGCTCGCCGGCGCCGGCGCGGTCGTGACCGGCGCGGGCCGCGGGATCGGCCGGGCGCTCGCCGTCCGGCTCGCGCAGGAGGGCGCCCGCGTCGTCGTCAACGACCTCGACGCCGACGCGGCGTACGCCGTCGCCGCCGAGGTCGGGGGTACGGCGGTCCCCGGCGACTGCGCCTCCGACGAGGGCGTCCGCGCGCTGGTCGACCGCGCCACCGAGGCGCTCGGCCGCGTCGACGTCTACCTCGCCAACGCCGGCATCGACGGCGCCGCCGGGCCGGACAGCCTGCAGACCCCCGACGCCGCCTGGGAGCAGGTGCTCGACGTCAACGTGATGGCCCACGTCCGAGCCGCGCGCACGCTCGTCCCGCGCTGGCTCGAGGACGGCGGCGGCGGCCGGTTCGTCGTCACCGCCTCCGCCGCCGGGCTGCTCACGATGGTCGGCAGCGCGCCGTACTCGGTCACCAAGCACGCCGCGGTCGGCTTCGCCGAGTGGCTCTCGGTGACGTACGGCGACCGCGGGGTCACCGTCCAGGCGATCTGCCCGCAGGGCGTGCGCACCCGGATGCTCGAGGAGGCCGGCCCGCTGCAGGGGCTGCTCTCCCGCGACACCGCGCTCGAGCCCGAGCAGGTCGCCGACGCCTGGGTGCGCTCGCTGGCCGACGACCGGTTCCTGGTGCTCCCCCACCCTGAGGTGGCCGACTACTACGCCGCCCGCGCCGCCGACACCGACCGCTGGCTCGCCGGCATGCGCCGCCTCCAGGCCAAGGTCGACGGGCTCGGCTCGTGACCGCCCCCGACGACCTCCCGGGCCTCGACCTCACCGCGTTCCGGGACTGGTACGACGCGCAGCGGCCCGGCGAGCTCGCCGGCGACCTGCGCGGCCGGCTGCTCGCCGGCGGCAAGTCGAACCTCACCTACGAGGTCACCGACGGCTCCGCCTGGTGGGTGGTACGCCGGCCGCCGCTCGGCCACGTGCAGGCCACCGCGCACGACATGGGCCGCGAGTTCACGGTGATGAGCGCGCTCGCCGGCACCGACGTGCCCGTGCCGGCGACGTACGCGCACTGCGACGACCCGGCCGTGCTCGGCGCGCCGTTCTACGTGATGGAGCGGGTCGCCGGCACGGCGTACCGCACCGCCGACCAGCTCGCCGACCTCGGACCGGAGCGCACGGCGGCGCTCGCCGGCGCCATGGTCGACGTGCTGGCGCGGCTGCACGCCGTCGACCCGGGCGCCGTCGGCCTCCAGGACCTCGGCCGGCCGGTCGGCTTCCTCGAGCGCCAGGTACGCCGCTGGGGCCGGCAGCTCGACGGGTCCCGCACCCGCGACCTCCCGGACGCCGACGCGCTGCTGGCCCGGCTCGCCGCGAGCGTGCCCGCCGGCGACGACGGCAGCGCCGCCGGCATCGTGCACGGCGACTACCGCCTCGACAACCTCCTCGTGGACGCGACCGACGAGCACCGCGAGCACCCCGTGCGCGCCGTCGTCGACTGGGAGATGGCCACGATCGGCGACCCGCTCACCGACGTCGCGCTGCTGCTCGTCTACGACCGGCTCGGCACCATCGCCGGCGGCGGCGCGGTCGCCGACGCGAGCGCCGCCCCCGGCTACCCCGACGCCGACGCCCAGCTGGCGCGGTACGCCGCGGCCGGCGGCCGCCCGCTCGGCGACCTCGGCTTCCACCTCGGGCTGGCCCACCTCAAGCTCGCGGTGATCCTCGAGGGGATCCACTTCCGCCACCTGCACGGCCAGACCGTCGGCGAGGGCTTCGACACCGTCGGCGCCGCGGTCGAGCCACTGCTCGCCGCCGGCCTCGCCGCGCTCACCGCCACCGACCACTGACAGACCCACCGATCCCGGGAGACCCCATGGACTTCGCCTACGACGCCCGCACCGAGGAGCTCCGCCGCGAGCTGCTCGACTTCATGGACGGCCACGTCCACCCGGCCGAGCAGGTCTTCCACGACCAGCTCGCGGCGCTCGACGACCCGTTCGCGTGGACCAGCGCGCCGGTGCTCGCCGAGCTCACCACCGAGGCGCGCCGCCGCGGGCTGTGGAACCTCTTCCTCCCCGGCGACAGCGGCGGCCGCGGCGCCGGCCTCACCAACCTGCAGTACGCCCCGCTCGCCGAGATCAGCGGGCGCAGCGGCCACCTCGCCCCGGCCGCCATGAACTGCGCGGCGCCGGACACCGGCAACATGGAGGTGCTGCACATGTTCGGCACCCCCGAGCAGCAGGAGCGGTGGCTCGACCCGCTGCTCGACGGCCGCATCCGGTCGGCGTTCGCGATGACCGAGCCCGACGTCGCGTCCTCCGACGCCACCAACATCGAGACCGCGATCGTCCGCGACGGCGACCACTACGTGCTCAACGGGCGCAAGTGGTGGATCACCGGCGCGATGAACCCCGACTGCGAGATCTTCATCGTGATGGGCAAGACCGACCCCGACGCCTCGCGGCACCGCCAGCAGTCGATGGTGCTGGTGCCCCGGGACACGCCGGGCCTGACCGTCGTACGCCCGATGACGGTGCTGGGGTACGACGATCACGAGCACGGCGGGCACGCCGAGCTGCTCTTCGAGGACGTCCGGGTGCC contains:
- a CDS encoding SDR family NAD(P)-dependent oxidoreductase; amino-acid sequence: MTGPLAGAGAVVTGAGRGIGRALAVRLAQEGARVVVNDLDADAAYAVAAEVGGTAVPGDCASDEGVRALVDRATEALGRVDVYLANAGIDGAAGPDSLQTPDAAWEQVLDVNVMAHVRAARTLVPRWLEDGGGGRFVVTASAAGLLTMVGSAPYSVTKHAAVGFAEWLSVTYGDRGVTVQAICPQGVRTRMLEEAGPLQGLLSRDTALEPEQVADAWVRSLADDRFLVLPHPEVADYYAARAADTDRWLAGMRRLQAKVDGLGS
- a CDS encoding phosphotransferase family protein, with the protein product MTAPDDLPGLDLTAFRDWYDAQRPGELAGDLRGRLLAGGKSNLTYEVTDGSAWWVVRRPPLGHVQATAHDMGREFTVMSALAGTDVPVPATYAHCDDPAVLGAPFYVMERVAGTAYRTADQLADLGPERTAALAGAMVDVLARLHAVDPGAVGLQDLGRPVGFLERQVRRWGRQLDGSRTRDLPDADALLARLAASVPAGDDGSAAGIVHGDYRLDNLLVDATDEHREHPVRAVVDWEMATIGDPLTDVALLLVYDRLGTIAGGGAVADASAAPGYPDADAQLARYAAAGGRPLGDLGFHLGLAHLKLAVILEGIHFRHLHGQTVGEGFDTVGAAVEPLLAAGLAALTATDH
- a CDS encoding acyl-CoA dehydrogenase family protein; protein product: MDFAYDARTEELRRELLDFMDGHVHPAEQVFHDQLAALDDPFAWTSAPVLAELTTEARRRGLWNLFLPGDSGGRGAGLTNLQYAPLAEISGRSGHLAPAAMNCAAPDTGNMEVLHMFGTPEQQERWLDPLLDGRIRSAFAMTEPDVASSDATNIETAIVRDGDHYVLNGRKWWITGAMNPDCEIFIVMGKTDPDASRHRQQSMVLVPRDTPGLTVVRPMTVLGYDDHEHGGHAELLFEDVRVPVANLIGEEGHGFGVAQARLGPGRIHHCMRAIGVAELAIELMCRRVEGRVAFGRPLSRQGVVREWIAESRVAVEQLRLLVLKTAWLMDTVGNRGAHTEIQAIKIATPKVVQEIVDRAIQAHGAGGLSQDFPLAAAFAGIRTLRFADGPDEVHKNSLAKAEIARHTGDR